The Pantoea vagans genome includes a window with the following:
- the mtnA gene encoding S-methyl-5-thioribose-1-phosphate isomerase has product MQTLRTTSLEVRDNQLWILDQQALPQQQNWLPAHTVAQLVDHIHALRVRGAPLIGLSASLLLALLGEQGVARAELAEALEVLRAARPTAVNLMNNLDRMKNALSESDHVTALSTEALRLVAEDKQLCDNIARAGTALVKPGSQLLTHCNTGGLATAGVGTALGVIAHAHQQGLVSNVWVDETRPLLQGGRLTAWELGELNIPYQLITDSMAASLMARGVVDAIWVGADRIAANGDVANKIGTYSLAVLAHYHGIPFYVAAPHTTLDRLCPNGEAIPIEQRAASEVTGVSGSFGSVQWAPENAAVYNPAFDVTPAALISGWVLDTGVVTPAQVKEGIFQP; this is encoded by the coding sequence ATGCAAACACTTCGTACCACCAGCCTTGAGGTCCGCGATAACCAACTGTGGATCCTCGATCAACAGGCGCTGCCACAACAACAGAACTGGCTGCCTGCGCACACCGTTGCCCAGTTGGTCGACCATATCCATGCGCTGCGCGTACGCGGTGCGCCGTTAATCGGTCTGTCTGCCAGCCTGCTGCTGGCGCTGCTGGGTGAACAAGGCGTGGCACGCGCAGAGTTAGCCGAAGCGCTTGAAGTGCTCAGGGCAGCACGCCCAACGGCGGTGAACCTGATGAACAATCTGGATCGCATGAAGAACGCGCTGTCGGAGAGCGATCACGTGACGGCGCTGAGTACCGAGGCGCTGCGTCTGGTGGCGGAAGATAAGCAACTGTGTGACAACATTGCCCGCGCGGGTACTGCCTTGGTTAAGCCTGGCAGCCAACTGCTGACGCACTGCAACACCGGCGGCCTCGCCACGGCGGGCGTCGGTACTGCGTTGGGGGTGATCGCCCATGCGCATCAGCAAGGCTTGGTGAGCAATGTCTGGGTGGATGAAACCCGTCCTCTGTTACAAGGCGGCCGCTTAACCGCATGGGAGCTGGGCGAACTGAATATCCCCTATCAACTGATCACCGATTCAATGGCGGCCAGCCTGATGGCGCGCGGCGTGGTCGATGCGATTTGGGTCGGTGCCGATCGCATCGCGGCTAACGGCGATGTGGCCAACAAGATCGGCACCTACAGCCTGGCCGTGCTGGCGCACTATCACGGTATTCCCTTCTATGTTGCAGCACCGCACACCACGCTGGATCGCCTTTGCCCGAACGGCGAAGCGATTCCAATTGAGCAGCGCGCCGCCAGTGAAGTCACCGGCGTGTCAGGCAGTTTTGGTAGCGTCCAGTGGGCACCAGAGAATGCCGCCGTGTATAACCCGGCATTTGATGTCACGCCTGCGGCGTTGATTAGCGGTTGGGTGTTGGATACTGGCGTGGTGACGCCTGCGCAGGTAAAGGAGGGGATTTTTCAGCCGTAA
- a CDS encoding 1,2-dihydroxy-3-keto-5-methylthiopentene dioxygenase, whose protein sequence is MSALTIFSDTEASQPVWHSTDAEAIRERLNAKNVRFERWEADRDLGNDPDAETVIKAYQHAIDRLVAEKGYQSWDVLSMRADNPNKQVLREKFLNEHTHSEDEVRFFVEGSGLFCLHIGNEVYQILCEKNDLISVPEGTAHWFDMGSEPHFTAIRIFDNQEGWIANFTGDKIADAYPRLA, encoded by the coding sequence ATGAGTGCACTGACCATTTTTAGCGATACCGAAGCCAGCCAGCCGGTGTGGCACAGCACCGATGCTGAAGCCATTCGCGAGCGACTGAATGCCAAAAACGTTAGATTTGAACGCTGGGAAGCGGATCGCGATCTGGGTAACGATCCTGACGCGGAAACGGTGATCAAAGCGTATCAACATGCGATTGATCGTCTGGTGGCTGAGAAGGGCTATCAGAGCTGGGATGTGCTGAGCATGCGTGCGGACAATCCCAACAAACAGGTACTGCGCGAGAAGTTCCTCAATGAACACACCCACAGCGAAGATGAAGTGCGTTTCTTCGTTGAAGGATCTGGCCTGTTCTGCCTGCACATTGGCAATGAGGTGTATCAGATTTTGTGTGAGAAGAATGACCTGATCTCGGTGCCAGAGGGAACCGCGCACTGGTTCGATATGGGTTCTGAGCCGCACTTCACGGCAATCCGTATTTTTGATAACCAGGAAGGTTGGATCGCCAACTTCACCGGCGACAAGATTGCTGACGCCTATCCGCGCCTGGCGTAA
- the mtnC gene encoding acireductone synthase produces MIRAIVTDIEGTTSDIQFVHNVLFPYARQHLATFVRENQADEQVIAALNAVRTESDAPQATLEEVITTLLGYIDQDRKSPGLKALQGMIWRAGYVEGQFTGHLYPDVLPAFERWQQQGIALYVYSSGSVPAQKLLFGYSDEGDLTSLFSGYFDTAVGAKREVQSYRNIAEQIGLAPSSLLFLSDIHQELDAAAEAGWHTLQLIRGEADNASRHHQVNDFSQIKPESI; encoded by the coding sequence ATGATTCGCGCGATTGTTACGGATATTGAAGGCACCACCAGCGATATTCAGTTTGTGCACAACGTTCTGTTCCCCTATGCGCGCCAGCATCTGGCAACATTTGTCCGCGAGAATCAGGCGGATGAACAGGTGATTGCGGCACTGAATGCGGTACGCACCGAGTCCGACGCGCCACAGGCGACGCTGGAAGAGGTGATCACTACGCTGCTGGGTTACATCGATCAGGACCGCAAATCCCCCGGCCTGAAAGCGCTACAGGGCATGATCTGGCGCGCAGGCTATGTTGAAGGTCAGTTCACCGGTCATCTCTATCCGGATGTGCTGCCCGCATTTGAGCGCTGGCAGCAGCAGGGGATTGCTTTGTACGTTTATTCCTCGGGATCGGTCCCCGCGCAGAAACTGTTATTTGGCTACAGCGACGAAGGTGATTTAACCTCGTTGTTTAGCGGCTATTTTGATACGGCTGTCGGTGCCAAACGTGAAGTGCAATCGTATCGCAATATTGCCGAACAGATTGGCCTTGCCCCCTCTTCCTTGTTGTTCCTGTCGGATATTCATCAGGAACTCGATGCGGCAGCAGAGGCGGGTTGGCACACATTGCAGTTAATTCGTGGCGAGGCGGATAACGCCAGCCGTCATCATCAGGTGAATGATTTTTCCCAGATTAAACCGGAGTCGATTTAA
- a CDS encoding methylthioribulose 1-phosphate dehydratase, which produces MTDFLPLEHLVAACHWIGAKGWAPATGGNMSVRQDAEYCLLSASGKDKGNLTREDFIQVEIASNLVPSGRKPSAETGLHTLIYRLFPQAGAVLHTHTVNSTVLSRVEKGSALLLSGYEMQKTLAGQDTHLNTVSIPLFDNDQDIDALAQRIEAFAADTPLQYGFLLRGHGLTCWGKDVNEARRHLEGLEFLFECELHRRLLEAK; this is translated from the coding sequence ATGACGGATTTTCTCCCACTGGAACATTTAGTGGCCGCCTGCCACTGGATTGGCGCCAAAGGCTGGGCGCCTGCCACCGGCGGTAATATGTCGGTACGCCAGGATGCGGAATACTGCTTATTGAGCGCATCAGGCAAAGACAAAGGTAACCTGACGCGTGAAGACTTTATTCAGGTAGAAATTGCCAGCAATCTTGTGCCTTCGGGACGTAAACCTTCAGCAGAGACCGGGCTGCACACTTTAATCTATCGTCTGTTCCCGCAAGCGGGGGCCGTGCTGCATACGCACACCGTTAATTCCACCGTGCTGTCACGGGTCGAGAAGGGCAGTGCGCTGTTGCTGAGTGGCTACGAGATGCAGAAAACCCTCGCCGGTCAAGACACACACCTCAATACCGTCTCGATTCCCTTGTTTGATAATGACCAGGATATCGATGCGTTGGCACAGCGCATTGAAGCCTTTGCCGCGGATACGCCGCTGCAATACGGATTTCTTTTGCGTGGCCATGGTTTAACCTGCTGGGGGAAAGACGTCAATGAAGCGCGTCGTCATCTGGAAGGTCTGGAATTTCTGTTCGAATGTGAACTACACCGTCGCCTGCTGGAGGCCAAATGA
- a CDS encoding pyridoxal phosphate-dependent aminotransferase: MTQLNLIPESKLPALGTTIFTQMSALAAQHNAINLSQGFPDFDGPHYLQERLAYHVSQGANQYAPMTGALPLREAIADKTVELYGHKPDVNSDITVTAGATEALYAAITALVRPGDEVICFDPSYDSYAPAVQLAGGVLKRIALQPPGFRVDWPAFRSLLSAKTRLVILNTPHNPSATVWRKSDYAELWQAIAEQEIYVLSDEVYEHICFDEEGHASVLAHAELRQRAIAVSSFGKTFHMTGWKVGYCIAPAAISAEIRKVHQYLTFSVNTPAQLAIADMLRQEPEHYRDLPTFYRARRDCLVDALSSSRFKVLPCEGTYFVLLDYSAISDLDDVSFCQWLTKEVGVAAIPLSVFCADAFPHKLIRLCFAKQEATLIAAAERLCQL; the protein is encoded by the coding sequence ATGACGCAGCTCAACCTGATCCCCGAGAGCAAATTACCGGCGCTCGGCACCACGATTTTTACCCAAATGAGCGCCCTTGCCGCGCAGCACAACGCCATCAATCTGTCACAAGGTTTCCCGGACTTTGATGGCCCACACTATTTGCAGGAGCGCCTGGCCTATCATGTCAGCCAGGGCGCAAACCAATATGCACCGATGACCGGTGCGTTACCACTGCGCGAAGCGATTGCCGATAAAACCGTTGAGCTTTACGGCCATAAACCCGATGTTAACAGCGATATCACCGTCACTGCCGGTGCAACGGAAGCGCTGTATGCCGCGATTACGGCGTTGGTGCGTCCGGGCGATGAAGTGATCTGTTTTGATCCCAGCTATGACAGCTACGCGCCTGCGGTGCAATTGGCTGGCGGCGTATTAAAACGTATTGCATTGCAGCCGCCAGGGTTTCGCGTTGACTGGCCTGCCTTCCGCAGCCTGTTAAGCGCTAAAACCCGCTTGGTGATCCTGAACACGCCACACAATCCTTCTGCCACGGTGTGGCGTAAGAGTGATTATGCCGAGCTGTGGCAGGCCATCGCCGAGCAGGAAATCTATGTGCTGAGCGATGAAGTTTACGAACATATCTGCTTCGATGAAGAGGGCCATGCCAGCGTATTAGCCCATGCTGAACTGCGTCAGCGCGCCATTGCCGTCTCCTCTTTCGGCAAAACCTTCCACATGACCGGCTGGAAAGTGGGCTACTGTATCGCGCCTGCGGCTATCAGCGCGGAAATCCGTAAAGTGCATCAGTATCTGACGTTTTCGGTCAACACCCCGGCACAGTTAGCAATTGCCGACATGCTGCGTCAGGAGCCGGAACACTATCGCGATTTACCGACGTTTTATCGTGCACGCCGCGATTGTCTGGTGGATGCCTTGTCCTCCAGCCGCTTCAAAGTGCTGCCGTGCGAGGGCACCTACTTTGTATTGCTGGACTACAGCGCGATTTCCGATCTGGATGACGTCAGTTTCTGCCAGTGGCTGACTAAAGAAGTCGGCGTGGCAGCCATCCCGCTGTCGGTATTCTGTGCCGATGCTTTCCCGCACAAGCTGATTCGCCTGTGTTTTGCTAAACAAGAAGCGACGCTTATCGCCGCTGCGGAGCGTTTATGTCAGCTTTAA
- a CDS encoding amidohydrolase: MSALKITVLQETLSWMDGTANLRHFDGVLKGIEGRDLILLPEMFTTGFAMEAAESSLPQEQVVEWLHNHAKASNALVGGSAAIQTEKGAVNRFLLVEPNGTLHQYDKRHLFRMANEHQHYVPGETREVFTWRGWRILPQICYDLRFPVFSRNHNDYDLALYVANWPAPRALHWQSLLLARAIENQAYVAGCNRVGSDGNSHQYSGDSRIISPLGEILAAGEPFARTRLDAELSLDDLQAYRERFPAWRDADAYTLK, encoded by the coding sequence ATGTCAGCTTTAAAAATTACCGTTCTGCAGGAAACCCTGAGCTGGATGGATGGCACGGCTAACTTGCGCCATTTTGACGGCGTGCTGAAAGGCATTGAAGGCCGCGATCTGATTCTGCTGCCGGAAATGTTCACCACCGGCTTTGCTATGGAAGCCGCTGAAAGTTCGCTGCCACAAGAGCAAGTGGTCGAGTGGCTGCACAATCATGCCAAAGCCAGCAATGCGCTTGTCGGCGGGAGTGCAGCCATTCAAACGGAAAAAGGGGCAGTTAACCGTTTCCTGTTGGTGGAACCGAATGGCACGCTGCATCAATACGATAAGCGCCATCTGTTCCGCATGGCGAATGAGCATCAGCACTATGTACCGGGTGAGACGCGTGAAGTGTTTACCTGGCGCGGCTGGCGTATTCTGCCGCAGATTTGCTACGACCTGCGTTTCCCGGTGTTCTCACGCAATCACAACGATTACGATCTGGCACTCTATGTCGCCAACTGGCCTGCACCGCGTGCCCTGCACTGGCAGTCTCTACTGTTAGCCCGTGCCATTGAAAATCAGGCTTACGTGGCCGGTTGTAACCGCGTTGGTAGCGACGGCAACAGCCATCAATACAGTGGCGATAGCCGGATTATTTCGCCATTGGGTGAGATTCTGGCCGCAGGCGAACCTTTCGCCCGCACCCGCCTGGACGCTGAGTTGTCACTGGATGATCTGCAAGCCTACCGCGAACGCTTCCCGGCGTGGCGCGATGCCGATGCATATACGTTGAAGTAA
- the katG gene encoding catalase/peroxidase HPI, producing the protein MSMSNDNDNVAASGKCPFHHGASEEKSVLARGAGNGTSNRDWWPNMLRVDLLNQHSNRSNPLNENFNYRDEFSKLDYSALKADIRAILTDSQSWWPADWGSYIGLFIRMAWHSAGTYRTVDGRGGSGRGQQRFAPLNSWPDNVSLDKARRLLWPVKQKYGQKISWADLYILAGNVSLENAGFRTFGFGAGREDVWEPDLDVDWGNETEWLAHRHPESLANAPVGATEMGLIYVNPEGPEASGDPKSAAPAIRATFGNMGMNDEEIVALIAGGHTLGKTHGAAAASHVGADPEASPLEAQGLGWNSSYGSGAGADAITSGLEVVWTQTPTQWSNYFFENLFKYEWVQTHSPAGAIQFEAVNAEAIIPDPFDPEKKRKPTMLVTDLTLRFDPEFEKISRGFLNDPQSFNEAFARAWFKLTHRDMGPKARYIGPEVPKEDLLWQDPLPAATHQPTADDITDLKAKIAASGLSASQLVSVAWASASTFRGGDKRGGANGARLALAPQNSWAVNASVINDVLPTLQNIQQTSGKASLADVIVLAGSVGIEMAAAAAGVAVQVPFTAGRVDARQDQTDVESFDVLQPMADGFRNYRRIAGGSSTETLLLDKAQQLTLSAPELTVLIGGLRVLGTNFDGSQHGVFTDRVGVLSNDFFVNLLDMRTAWRATDESSELFEGRDRASGEVKYSATRADLVFGSNAILRALAEVYASSDAKQKFVNDFVGAWTKVMNLDRFDL; encoded by the coding sequence ATGAGCATGTCAAATGATAACGATAATGTAGCAGCCTCAGGTAAATGTCCCTTCCATCATGGGGCATCCGAAGAAAAAAGCGTACTGGCACGCGGCGCAGGAAACGGGACATCCAACCGTGACTGGTGGCCAAATATGTTGCGTGTCGATCTGCTGAATCAACACTCCAACCGTTCCAATCCCCTAAATGAAAACTTCAACTATCGCGACGAGTTCAGCAAGCTGGACTATTCAGCGCTGAAAGCCGACATTCGTGCCATCCTCACCGACTCTCAATCCTGGTGGCCAGCCGACTGGGGCAGCTATATTGGGCTGTTCATTCGCATGGCGTGGCACAGTGCCGGTACCTACCGTACCGTAGATGGTCGCGGCGGTTCGGGCCGTGGTCAGCAGCGCTTTGCACCGCTTAACTCATGGCCGGATAACGTCAGCCTCGATAAAGCGCGTCGCCTGCTGTGGCCGGTGAAGCAAAAGTATGGCCAGAAAATCTCTTGGGCCGACCTTTACATCCTGGCGGGTAACGTCTCGCTGGAAAATGCGGGCTTCCGCACCTTTGGTTTCGGTGCAGGTCGTGAAGATGTATGGGAACCGGATCTGGATGTGGATTGGGGTAATGAGACAGAGTGGCTGGCGCATCGTCATCCAGAGAGCCTGGCGAACGCACCGGTCGGTGCTACCGAAATGGGCCTGATCTACGTTAACCCGGAAGGACCTGAAGCCAGCGGCGATCCAAAGTCAGCGGCACCGGCGATTCGTGCCACTTTCGGTAATATGGGCATGAACGATGAAGAGATCGTCGCGCTGATTGCCGGTGGTCATACCTTGGGGAAAACGCACGGTGCGGCGGCTGCCAGCCACGTCGGTGCCGATCCTGAAGCATCACCGCTGGAAGCGCAGGGCTTAGGCTGGAACAGCAGTTACGGCAGTGGTGCCGGTGCTGACGCCATCACTTCTGGTCTTGAAGTGGTCTGGACGCAGACGCCAACCCAGTGGAGCAACTACTTCTTCGAGAACCTGTTCAAATACGAATGGGTACAGACTCACAGCCCGGCGGGTGCGATCCAGTTTGAAGCGGTGAATGCTGAAGCGATTATCCCCGATCCCTTTGATCCGGAGAAGAAGCGCAAACCCACCATGTTGGTGACCGACCTCACGCTGCGCTTTGATCCTGAATTTGAGAAAATTTCACGCGGTTTCCTTAACGACCCACAATCGTTCAATGAAGCCTTTGCCCGCGCCTGGTTCAAACTGACCCACCGTGATATGGGGCCAAAAGCGCGTTACATCGGTCCAGAAGTGCCGAAGGAAGATCTGCTGTGGCAGGATCCGTTACCGGCGGCCACGCATCAGCCAACAGCGGACGATATCACCGATCTGAAAGCAAAAATTGCCGCATCCGGCTTAAGCGCCAGCCAGTTAGTCTCTGTGGCCTGGGCTTCAGCCTCAACCTTCCGTGGCGGTGATAAGCGCGGTGGTGCTAACGGTGCACGTCTGGCACTGGCACCACAAAACAGCTGGGCGGTCAATGCCAGCGTGATCAACGATGTGCTGCCAACGCTGCAAAACATTCAGCAAACGTCTGGCAAAGCCTCACTGGCAGATGTGATTGTGCTGGCGGGAAGTGTCGGCATTGAAATGGCGGCTGCCGCCGCTGGCGTGGCGGTGCAGGTACCGTTCACGGCGGGGCGTGTGGATGCGCGTCAGGATCAAACCGATGTCGAGTCGTTTGATGTGCTGCAGCCAATGGCCGATGGTTTCCGCAACTATCGTCGTATCGCTGGTGGTTCTTCTACCGAAACCCTGCTGTTGGATAAAGCACAGCAACTGACGCTGAGTGCACCGGAATTAACGGTGCTGATCGGTGGTTTACGCGTGCTGGGTACCAACTTTGATGGCAGCCAGCATGGCGTGTTCACCGATCGTGTCGGCGTATTGAGCAATGACTTCTTCGTTAATTTGCTGGATATGCGCACCGCGTGGCGCGCCACGGATGAAAGCAGCGAGCTGTTTGAAGGCCGCGATCGTGCCAGTGGTGAAGTGAAGTACAGCGCAACACGTGCAGACCTGGTATTCGGTTCCAACGCCATCCTGCGTGCGCTAGCCGAAGTGTACGCCAGCAGCGATGCCAAACAGAAGTTTGTGAATGACTTCGTCGGCGCCTGGACCAAAGTGATGAACCTGGACCGCTTCGATTTGTAA
- the uraH gene encoding hydroxyisourate hydrolase has translation MSTITTHILDTALGKPAIGVAISLEQNSPEGWLPLAEGETDSDGRLKDLTPEPLAPGHYRLTAEIGDYFAADGRDALYVSAQIDFVISTAGSHFHLPFLISPWSWSTYRGS, from the coding sequence ATGAGCACAATTACTACGCACATTCTGGATACCGCGTTGGGCAAACCCGCGATTGGTGTGGCCATTTCACTGGAGCAGAACAGTCCAGAAGGCTGGTTGCCGCTAGCGGAAGGGGAAACCGACAGTGATGGTCGCCTGAAAGATCTCACGCCAGAACCCTTGGCACCGGGCCATTACCGACTCACCGCCGAAATTGGTGACTACTTTGCCGCGGATGGCCGCGATGCCCTGTATGTCAGCGCGCAAATTGATTTCGTGATTAGTACAGCGGGTAGCCATTTTCATCTGCCGTTCCTGATTTCGCCGTGGTCGTGGTCGACGTATCGCGGGAGTTGA
- the uraD gene encoding 2-oxo-4-hydroxy-4-carboxy-5-ureidoimidazoline decarboxylase, with product MDLASFNQAADADALAAIAHCVAIPSWQRAVVAARPFDDLAALHSAADRLAQNWQRAELEQALNAHPRIGEKAQGAGKEASLSRNEQSAMQQANGALQFAMLAGNQSYEQRFGRVFLIRAKGRSGEEMLAELQRRLNNDDETEQQEALTQLREITLLRLKESIV from the coding sequence ATGGATCTGGCAAGTTTTAATCAGGCCGCTGACGCCGATGCGCTGGCAGCCATCGCGCACTGCGTGGCGATTCCCAGCTGGCAACGGGCGGTGGTTGCTGCACGTCCTTTTGACGATCTGGCCGCGCTGCACAGCGCCGCCGATCGCCTGGCGCAGAATTGGCAACGTGCAGAACTGGAGCAAGCGCTGAATGCTCATCCACGCATTGGTGAAAAAGCGCAAGGTGCGGGTAAAGAGGCGTCGTTGTCGCGCAATGAGCAGTCAGCGATGCAGCAGGCTAATGGCGCATTACAATTTGCCATGCTGGCGGGCAATCAATCCTATGAGCAGCGTTTTGGTCGAGTGTTTTTGATCCGTGCCAAAGGACGCAGTGGCGAAGAGATGCTGGCGGAGTTGCAGCGCAGGCTCAACAATGATGATGAAACCGAGCAGCAAGAAGCGCTGACGCAGTTGCGGGAAATCACCCTGTTACGCTTAAAGGAGAGCATCGTATGA
- the hpxK gene encoding allantoate amidohydrolase: protein MSNSLMTASEAQAAAARVMTRCDALAEISESEEGLTRVYLSPEQVRANARVAEWMQAAGMTTWQDAVGNICGRYEAAEPGAKALLLGSHLDTVRNAGRYDGMLGVLSAIETVQWLHDHQQRLPLAIEIVGFGDEEGTRFGITLLGSRGITGTWPESWVTHPDGNGITVAEAMQDVGLDAAKIMQAARDVNDIAAYLELHIEQGPCLEQEDLALGVVTAINGARRLNCSFIGEAGHAGTVPMAHRKDALAAAAEWMVFVEQTTREQDPQLVATVGTLNCLPGAVNVIPGEVQLSLDVRGPVDEPLERLQSMLLTQAQAIALRRGLTFTSNEFYRIAATTCDARLQQALSHAVETVQGRSVSLPSGAGHDAIAIAERWPVGMLFVRNHRGISHHPAESVQTVDVAYGVQAYLQAVCDLARS, encoded by the coding sequence ATGAGCAACAGCCTGATGACCGCCAGCGAGGCGCAAGCCGCCGCCGCTCGTGTCATGACGCGCTGCGATGCACTGGCTGAGATCAGCGAAAGTGAAGAGGGCCTGACGCGCGTCTATTTGTCCCCTGAGCAGGTTCGCGCCAACGCCCGTGTTGCAGAGTGGATGCAGGCGGCTGGCATGACCACCTGGCAGGATGCGGTCGGCAACATCTGCGGCCGATATGAAGCGGCAGAACCGGGGGCGAAAGCGCTATTGCTGGGCTCCCATCTCGACACCGTACGCAACGCGGGGCGTTATGACGGCATGCTGGGCGTGCTGAGTGCCATCGAAACGGTACAGTGGTTACACGACCATCAACAGCGGCTGCCGCTGGCGATTGAGATCGTCGGCTTCGGCGATGAAGAGGGCACGCGTTTTGGTATCACGCTGCTGGGCAGTCGCGGTATTACCGGCACCTGGCCAGAAAGCTGGGTGACGCACCCAGATGGAAACGGCATTACGGTTGCAGAAGCGATGCAGGATGTTGGGCTGGATGCGGCAAAGATTATGCAGGCGGCACGTGACGTGAACGATATTGCTGCTTACCTTGAACTGCATATCGAACAAGGGCCTTGTCTTGAGCAGGAAGATCTGGCGCTGGGTGTGGTCACCGCCATCAACGGCGCACGCCGCCTGAACTGCAGCTTTATCGGTGAAGCGGGTCACGCAGGCACCGTGCCGATGGCACATCGTAAAGATGCGCTGGCCGCTGCGGCGGAATGGATGGTGTTTGTTGAGCAGACCACACGTGAGCAAGATCCACAGCTGGTCGCCACCGTCGGCACCTTAAACTGTTTACCGGGCGCCGTGAACGTTATCCCTGGCGAGGTTCAGCTGTCGCTGGATGTCCGTGGTCCAGTGGATGAGCCGCTGGAGCGTTTGCAGTCGATGCTGTTAACCCAGGCACAAGCGATTGCCTTGCGCCGTGGCCTGACGTTTACCTCGAACGAGTTTTATCGCATTGCTGCCACCACCTGTGATGCGCGCTTACAGCAGGCCTTGAGCCACGCCGTCGAAACCGTACAGGGCCGCAGTGTGTCGTTGCCGAGCGGTGCCGGTCACGATGCGATAGCGATTGCAGAACGCTGGCCGGTTGGGATGTTATTTGTGCGTAATCATCGCGGCATCAGCCATCATCCGGCGGAGTCCGTACAAACGGTTGACGTGGCCTATGGTGTGCAGGCGTATCTGCAAGCGGTGTGCGATCTGGCGCGTAGTTGA
- a CDS encoding pyridoxal-phosphate-dependent aminotransferase family protein, producing the protein MDISQFSQINPPQRLLMGPGPINADPRVLRAMSSQLLGQYDPAMTHYMNEVMALYRGVFRTENRWTMLINGTSRAGIEAILLSAIRPGDKVLVPVFGRFGHLLCEIARRCRAEVHTIEVPWGEVFTPDQIEDAIKKVQPRLLLTVQGDTSTTMLQPLEQLGAICQKYGVLFYTDATASLGGNALETDAWGLDAVSAGMQKCLGGPSGTSPITLSPQMEAVIRKRKCVEEGIRTADHQDGDDEMIYSNYFDLGMIMDYWGPERLNHHTEATTALFGARECARLMMQEGLDNGIARHKLHGEALLKGIQGMGLETFGDLKHKMNNVLGVVIPQGVNGDQVRKLVLEDFGIEIGTSFGPLHGKVWRIGTMGYNARKDCVMQTLSALEAVLNHVGFRSTQGAALQAAWAHYGSHA; encoded by the coding sequence ATGGATATCAGTCAGTTTTCGCAAATCAATCCGCCGCAGCGCCTGTTGATGGGGCCTGGCCCGATTAATGCCGATCCGCGCGTGCTGCGCGCCATGTCGAGCCAGTTGCTGGGGCAGTACGATCCGGCGATGACGCACTACATGAATGAAGTGATGGCGCTCTACCGTGGCGTATTCCGTACCGAAAACCGCTGGACCATGCTGATTAATGGCACGTCACGCGCAGGCATTGAAGCGATTTTGCTCTCCGCCATCCGACCGGGTGACAAAGTGCTGGTGCCGGTATTTGGCCGCTTTGGTCATCTGCTGTGTGAGATTGCCCGCCGTTGCCGTGCTGAAGTGCACACCATTGAGGTACCGTGGGGCGAAGTCTTCACGCCGGATCAGATCGAAGATGCGATCAAAAAGGTACAGCCGCGTCTGCTGTTGACAGTGCAAGGCGATACCTCCACCACCATGCTGCAACCGCTGGAGCAACTGGGTGCGATCTGCCAGAAATATGGTGTGCTGTTCTATACCGATGCTACCGCGTCACTGGGCGGCAACGCACTGGAGACCGATGCGTGGGGACTGGATGCGGTTTCCGCAGGTATGCAGAAATGCCTGGGTGGCCCCTCTGGCACCTCGCCGATCACCCTCAGCCCGCAAATGGAAGCGGTGATCCGCAAACGTAAGTGTGTCGAAGAAGGCATTCGTACGGCGGATCATCAGGATGGCGACGACGAGATGATCTACTCCAACTATTTCGATCTCGGCATGATCATGGATTACTGGGGACCAGAACGTCTCAACCACCACACTGAAGCCACCACTGCCCTGTTCGGTGCACGTGAATGCGCACGTCTGATGATGCAGGAAGGTCTGGATAACGGTATCGCGCGTCATAAACTGCACGGTGAGGCGTTGCTGAAAGGCATTCAGGGCATGGGTCTTGAGACTTTTGGCGATCTGAAACACAAGATGAATAATGTGCTCGGCGTGGTGATCCCGCAGGGTGTGAATGGCGATCAGGTGCGCAAGCTGGTGCTGGAAGATTTCGGCATTGAGATCGGTACCTCATTTGGTCCTCTGCACGGCAAAGTGTGGCGTATCGGCACCATGGGTTACAACGCGCGTAAAGATTGCGTGATGCAAACGCTGAGCGCGCTGGAAGCCGTGCTCAATCACGTTGGTTTCCGTTCCACTCAGGGCGCAGCATTGCAGGCCGCGTGGGCTCATTATGGGAGCCACGCATGA